The Kiloniellales bacterium genome window below encodes:
- a CDS encoding tripartite tricarboxylate transporter permease → MLEGILTGLQTAASPLNILMVAVGCFVGTFIGMLPGLGPISAIALMIPITYGFDPATGLILMAGVYYGAIFGGSTSSILINAPGVAGTVATAFDGYPMARRGEAGKALAVAAYSSFAGGSIAAVFLLIAAPSLAIVSLAFQSADYFALMVLGLTAVAAFAGKGNITKALLMTVLGLMLSTVGTDAAVGMQRFTLGMLDLIDGISFLLLAMATFALSEALMSVLKPKSDADRRREMEAQQNLGSMKVSRDEVKEVVPVIGRSSVLGFFVGVLPGAGATIASFLAYGMEQRLAGPKKGAEFGKGSIRGLSAPETANNAACSGSFVPLLTLGIPGSGTTAIMLGALISYGIQPGPRLFVDNPAVFWSVIISMYIGNVILLILNLPLIPYIARILAIPSTILIPMILFFSLIGVYFVSFNTFDIHLMVIFAVAAVGLRLLDFPMAPMLLGFILGGMMEDNLRRALSINDDSWSFLWARPLTVSILAIAVLILVLPALTPYLRRLLGRRREAAGEGG, encoded by the coding sequence ATGCTTGAAGGCATCCTGACCGGCCTGCAGACCGCAGCCTCGCCGCTGAACATCCTGATGGTGGCGGTCGGCTGCTTCGTCGGGACCTTCATCGGCATGCTGCCGGGATTGGGACCGATCTCGGCCATCGCCCTGATGATCCCGATCACCTACGGCTTCGATCCGGCGACCGGGCTCATCCTCATGGCAGGGGTCTACTACGGCGCCATCTTCGGCGGCTCGACCTCCTCGATCCTGATCAACGCGCCGGGAGTCGCCGGCACGGTCGCGACCGCCTTCGACGGCTATCCCATGGCCCGGCGGGGCGAGGCCGGCAAGGCCCTGGCGGTCGCCGCCTATTCCTCCTTCGCGGGCGGCAGCATCGCGGCGGTCTTCCTGCTGATCGCAGCGCCCTCGCTGGCCATCGTCTCGCTCGCCTTCCAGTCGGCCGACTACTTCGCGCTGATGGTCCTGGGCCTGACCGCGGTCGCCGCCTTCGCCGGCAAGGGCAACATCACCAAGGCTTTGTTGATGACCGTGCTGGGCCTCATGCTGTCGACGGTCGGGACCGATGCGGCGGTCGGCATGCAGCGCTTCACCCTCGGCATGCTGGACCTGATCGACGGCATCTCCTTCCTGCTGCTGGCGATGGCGACCTTCGCCCTCTCCGAGGCCCTGATGTCGGTCCTCAAGCCCAAGTCCGATGCCGATCGGCGGCGCGAGATGGAGGCCCAGCAGAACCTCGGCTCCATGAAGGTCAGCCGCGATGAGGTCAAGGAGGTGGTGCCCGTGATCGGCCGCTCCTCGGTGCTGGGCTTTTTCGTCGGCGTGCTGCCCGGCGCCGGCGCGACCATCGCCAGCTTCCTGGCCTACGGCATGGAGCAGCGCCTGGCCGGGCCGAAGAAGGGCGCCGAGTTCGGCAAGGGCTCGATCCGCGGCCTCTCGGCGCCGGAGACGGCGAACAACGCCGCCTGCTCCGGCTCCTTCGTGCCGCTGCTGACCCTTGGCATTCCCGGCTCGGGCACCACGGCGATCATGCTGGGCGCGCTGATCTCCTACGGGATCCAGCCGGGCCCGCGGCTCTTCGTCGACAACCCGGCCGTCTTTTGGTCGGTGATCATCTCGATGTACATCGGCAACGTGATCCTGCTGATCCTGAACCTGCCGCTGATCCCCTACATCGCGCGGATCCTGGCGATCCCCTCGACCATCCTGATCCCGATGATCCTGTTCTTCTCGCTGATCGGGGTCTACTTCGTGTCCTTCAACACCTTCGACATCCACCTGATGGTCATCTTCGCGGTCGCCGCGGTCGGGCTCAGGCTGCTCGACTTCCCGATGGCGCCCATGCTGCTGGGCTTCATCCTGGGCGGCATGATGGAGGACAACCTGCGCCGGGCGCTCAGCATCAACGACGATTCCTGGTCCTTCCTCTGGGCCCGGCCCCTGACGGTCTCGATCCTGGCGATCGCGGTCCTGATCCTGGTCCTGCCGGCGCTAACCCCCTACCTGCGGCGCCTTCTGGGCCGCCGTCGGGAGGCCGCCGGCGAGGGCGGCTGA
- a CDS encoding AAA family ATPase, translating into MSETQLRRPAETVFAEELEALDKADDNPRPASWRLSPQAVVTYLMGGKLKDGTEITAKYVGNRRLIETAVATLATDRALLLLGLPGTAKSWVSEHMAAAVSGDSQLLIQCTAGTDENQIRYGWNYAQLLAKGPSREALVATPLMRGMEAGKIVRLEELTRMGSDVQDTLITVLSEKTLPIPELNTAVFAERGFNIIGTANNRDKGVNELSSALKRRFNVVVLPLPDDMEEEAAIVVKRVRELGSGLELPEIAPADKEIERVVTIFRELRDGQTLNGKLKLKTPSSTLSTAEAIAVTIGAWSEAGHFGAGAIDASSLAANLVGAIVKDPVQDSIVLQEYLETVVRERKDWRDLYGAIREVI; encoded by the coding sequence ATGTCGGAGACCCAGTTGCGACGCCCCGCCGAGACCGTCTTCGCCGAGGAGCTGGAGGCCCTGGACAAGGCCGACGACAACCCGCGCCCGGCGAGCTGGCGGCTGTCGCCCCAGGCCGTGGTCACCTATCTGATGGGCGGCAAGCTGAAGGACGGAACCGAGATCACGGCAAAGTATGTCGGCAACCGGCGCCTGATCGAGACCGCGGTTGCCACCCTGGCGACCGACCGCGCCCTCCTTTTGCTCGGCCTGCCGGGCACCGCGAAGTCCTGGGTCTCCGAGCACATGGCCGCCGCGGTCTCCGGCGATTCCCAGCTTCTGATCCAGTGCACCGCCGGGACCGACGAGAACCAGATCCGTTACGGCTGGAACTACGCCCAGCTCCTGGCCAAGGGGCCGTCGCGCGAGGCCCTGGTGGCGACGCCGCTGATGCGTGGCATGGAGGCGGGCAAGATCGTGCGCCTGGAGGAGCTGACCCGCATGGGCTCCGACGTCCAGGACACCCTGATCACCGTGCTCTCCGAGAAGACCTTGCCCATCCCCGAGCTCAACACAGCGGTCTTCGCCGAGCGCGGCTTCAACATCATCGGCACCGCGAACAACCGCGACAAGGGCGTGAACGAGCTCTCCTCGGCCCTGAAGCGGCGCTTCAACGTCGTGGTCCTGCCGCTCCCGGACGACATGGAGGAAGAGGCCGCGATCGTGGTCAAGCGCGTGCGCGAGTTGGGCAGCGGCCTTGAGCTGCCCGAAATCGCGCCGGCGGACAAGGAGATCGAGCGCGTGGTCACGATCTTCCGGGAGCTGCGCGACGGCCAGACCCTGAACGGGAAGCTGAAGCTGAAGACGCCGAGCAGCACCTTGAGCACCGCCGAGGCCATCGCGGTGACCATCGGCGCCTGGTCCGAGGCCGGGCATTTCGGCGCCGGCGCGATCGACGCCAGCAGCCTGGCCGCCAACCTCGTCGGCGCCATCGTCAAGGACCCGGTGCAGGATTCCATCGTCCTGCAGGAGTACCTCGAGACCGTGGTCCGCGAGCGCAAGGACTGGCGCGACCTCTATGGCGCGATCCGCGAGGTCATCTAG
- a CDS encoding DUF5682 family protein: MDDRVHLFGIRHHGPGCARSLQQALEALNPEAVLVEGPSEAEAVIDFARAPAMRPPLALLVYAESDPTLASFFPFAEFSPEWRALLWALERRRPLRFIDLPSTYRLAAEEAAAKQAAEEPRDPEDGPAKEPEAETGRHRGLRGDPLAHLAAAAGYDDSEAWWNNLIEQGAPAPELFAAIESAMTALREDAVGETEAPADESLWEDRREAQMRLAIGKALKDFSGPIAVVVGAWHVPALRRASKANEDRALLKGLAKTKVTVTWVPWTDSRLAVASGYGAGVRSPGWYRHIWAELQRLGPAERPDLQGLAARWQTRVAELLRREGQVVAPASVIEAARLSTSLAALRELAVPGLSEMQDASLAAICFGQTAPMMLIERRLVIGNEVGEIAEGVPQIPLQADLQRWQKRLRLKPEALEQEVALDLRSEAGLLKSSLLHRLKLIAVPWGQLLDAGRSRGTFRERWQLQWEPEFSVRLVEAMIWGTTIQQAAGNAARGRAEDAAALSELAGLVHDCLVADLPEAARDCIETLQVSAAETGEVAPLLEAAPPLADILRYGTARRIPERELRLLVTSLTEEIFVGLAYACHQLEEEAAAEMLRRCGAFDRAIQLLEDDRLQNDWQRALLRLAEDDAAAPLLKGFATRRLYDQGSLDSEATSGQLSRALSPALGPRDAGAWLEGFLADAGQLLLHDPALFAVIDDWLLALPDENFTNLLPMLRRTFGGFDAMERRHLLTLVREGPRPERRLDPAAGPAAPQVDEAFERALPLLQTILGLRP; encoded by the coding sequence TTGGACGACCGGGTCCACCTCTTCGGCATCCGCCATCACGGCCCGGGCTGCGCCCGCAGCCTGCAGCAGGCGCTGGAGGCCCTGAACCCGGAAGCTGTGCTGGTGGAAGGCCCGTCGGAGGCCGAAGCGGTGATCGACTTCGCCCGCGCGCCCGCCATGCGGCCGCCGCTGGCGCTGCTGGTCTATGCCGAGAGCGATCCGACCCTTGCCAGCTTCTTTCCCTTCGCGGAGTTCTCGCCGGAGTGGCGCGCCCTGCTCTGGGCGCTCGAGCGGCGGCGGCCGCTGCGCTTCATCGACCTGCCCTCGACCTATCGACTCGCCGCCGAGGAAGCCGCTGCCAAACAGGCGGCCGAAGAGCCTCGAGATCCGGAAGACGGCCCAGCCAAGGAGCCCGAGGCGGAAACAGGCCGTCACCGGGGGCTGAGGGGCGATCCCCTGGCCCACCTGGCCGCGGCCGCCGGCTACGACGACAGCGAGGCCTGGTGGAACAACCTGATCGAACAGGGCGCGCCGGCCCCGGAGCTCTTCGCGGCGATCGAGTCCGCCATGACCGCGCTGCGCGAGGACGCGGTCGGTGAAACCGAGGCGCCGGCCGACGAAAGCCTTTGGGAAGACCGCCGCGAGGCGCAGATGCGCCTGGCGATCGGCAAGGCGCTGAAGGACTTCAGCGGCCCGATTGCGGTCGTGGTCGGTGCCTGGCACGTCCCGGCCCTGCGCCGCGCGTCCAAGGCCAACGAGGATCGCGCGCTCCTGAAGGGGCTGGCCAAGACCAAGGTCACCGTCACCTGGGTCCCCTGGACCGATTCCCGCCTCGCCGTTGCCTCGGGCTATGGCGCCGGCGTGCGCTCGCCCGGCTGGTACCGGCACATCTGGGCCGAGCTGCAGCGCCTCGGGCCGGCCGAGCGTCCGGACCTTCAAGGCCTGGCCGCTCGCTGGCAGACCCGGGTCGCGGAGCTGCTGCGCCGCGAAGGCCAGGTCGTGGCGCCGGCCTCGGTGATCGAGGCGGCCCGGCTTTCGACCAGCCTGGCCGCCCTACGCGAGCTCGCCGTGCCGGGGCTCTCGGAAATGCAGGACGCAAGCCTGGCGGCAATCTGCTTCGGCCAGACCGCGCCGATGATGCTGATCGAACGGCGGCTGGTGATCGGCAACGAGGTCGGCGAGATCGCCGAGGGCGTGCCGCAGATCCCGCTCCAAGCCGACCTGCAACGCTGGCAGAAGCGCCTGCGCCTGAAGCCCGAGGCCCTGGAGCAGGAGGTCGCGCTGGACCTGCGCAGCGAGGCCGGACTGCTGAAGTCCTCCCTGCTGCACCGGCTCAAGCTGATCGCGGTGCCCTGGGGCCAGCTGCTCGACGCCGGCCGCAGTCGGGGCACTTTCCGCGAGCGCTGGCAGCTGCAGTGGGAGCCCGAGTTCTCGGTCCGGCTGGTCGAGGCGATGATCTGGGGCACGACCATCCAGCAGGCGGCGGGCAACGCCGCGCGCGGACGGGCCGAGGACGCGGCGGCGCTCTCCGAGCTCGCCGGCCTGGTCCACGACTGCCTGGTCGCCGACCTGCCGGAGGCGGCACGGGACTGCATCGAGACCCTGCAGGTCTCGGCGGCCGAGACCGGCGAGGTCGCGCCGCTTCTGGAGGCGGCGCCGCCGCTGGCCGACATCCTGCGCTACGGCACCGCGCGCCGGATCCCGGAGCGGGAGCTCCGGCTCCTGGTGACCAGCCTCACCGAGGAGATCTTCGTCGGCCTGGCCTACGCCTGCCATCAGCTGGAGGAGGAGGCCGCGGCCGAGATGCTCCGGCGCTGCGGTGCCTTCGACCGGGCCATCCAGCTGCTCGAGGACGATCGCCTGCAGAACGATTGGCAGCGCGCGCTGCTGCGCCTCGCCGAGGACGACGCGGCCGCGCCGCTGCTCAAGGGCTTCGCCACGCGGCGGCTCTACGACCAGGGGTCGCTGGACAGCGAGGCGACATCGGGCCAGCTCTCCCGGGCCCTTTCGCCCGCCCTGGGACCGCGGGACGCCGGCGCCTGGCTCGAGGGCTTCCTGGCCGACGCCGGGCAGCTCCTGCTCCACGACCCCGCGCTCTTCGCCGTGATCGACGACTGGCTGCTGGCCCTGCCGGATGAGAATTTCACCAACCTCTTGCCCATGCTGCGCCGGACCTTCGGCGGCTTCGACGCGATGGAGCGACGCCATCTGCTGACTTTGGTTCGAGAGGGACCGCGCCCGGAGCGCCGCCTCGACCCGGCCGCCGGGCCCGCGGCGCCGCAGGTCGACGAGGCCTTCGAACGCGCCCTGCCGCTGCTGCAGACGATCCTGGGACTGCGCCCATGA
- a CDS encoding tripartite tricarboxylate transporter substrate-binding protein: MLSGRTTRRVFLALPLVLGLGLAGPGQAADIESIHFLIPGGAGGGWDGTARGTGEALTKAGIVGKASFENMSGGGGGKAIAHLIETAKKQQGTLMVNSTPIVIRSLQKVFPQSFRDLTPIAGTIGDYAAFVVNTESDIKDFGDLVARYKADPKKVAIGGGSVAGGMDHIVAAMIMKAAGAQPTKVKYIPYDAGGKAMAGLLSKEIQALSTGFGEAAEMSKQGQVRILCVTAAERLKDAPDVPTCKEEGADAQFVNWRGFFGAPGLSDERKQAFVAALEKMYTTPEWEAVRARNGWVNIFNPDAKFVAFLEDQEKVIGDLMKELGFL, encoded by the coding sequence ATGCTTTCTGGACGAACGACTCGCCGCGTCTTTCTGGCGCTGCCCCTGGTCCTGGGCCTCGGTCTGGCCGGCCCGGGCCAGGCCGCCGACATCGAGTCGATCCACTTCCTGATTCCCGGCGGCGCCGGCGGCGGCTGGGACGGCACGGCGCGCGGCACCGGCGAGGCCCTGACCAAGGCCGGCATCGTCGGCAAGGCCTCCTTCGAGAACATGTCGGGCGGCGGCGGCGGCAAGGCCATCGCACACCTGATCGAGACCGCCAAGAAGCAGCAGGGCACCCTGATGGTCAATTCGACGCCGATCGTCATCCGCTCGCTGCAGAAGGTCTTCCCCCAGTCCTTCCGCGACCTGACGCCGATCGCCGGGACCATCGGCGACTACGCCGCCTTCGTGGTCAACACGGAGTCCGACATCAAGGACTTCGGCGACCTGGTCGCCCGCTACAAGGCGGACCCGAAGAAGGTGGCGATCGGCGGCGGCTCGGTGGCTGGCGGCATGGACCACATCGTCGCGGCCATGATCATGAAGGCGGCCGGGGCCCAGCCGACCAAGGTCAAGTACATTCCCTACGACGCCGGCGGCAAGGCCATGGCCGGCCTGCTGTCCAAGGAGATCCAGGCGCTGTCCACCGGCTTCGGCGAAGCGGCCGAGATGTCCAAGCAGGGCCAGGTCCGGATCCTCTGCGTGACCGCGGCCGAGCGTCTGAAGGACGCACCGGACGTGCCGACCTGTAAGGAGGAAGGCGCGGACGCTCAGTTCGTCAACTGGCGCGGTTTCTTCGGCGCGCCGGGCCTGTCCGACGAGAGGAAGCAGGCCTTCGTGGCGGCCCTGGAGAAGATGTACACCACCCCGGAGTGGGAGGCCGTCCGCGCCCGCAACGGCTGGGTCAACATCTTCAACCCGGACGCCAAGTTCGTTGCCTTCCTGGAGGACCAGGAAAAGGTGATCGGCGACCTGATGAAGGAACTCGGCTTCCTTTGA
- a CDS encoding SWIM zinc finger family protein yields MKKVEELAPDQASLNAASKLIKPAKWPLLGRETRRSLLWGECQGSGSNPYRLSVDLSDLGYRCSCPSRKFPCKHVLALLWQYAESQDRFQDAGAPDWVEDWLSRRRPKAASGKAGPAEAGTSGKASLRAARKEEKDPEKTAKDEARAAAQRERQKRKREESIRHGLDELDRWIADQLDRGIAAFAQTAVQQCRLAAQRLVDAKASGIASALDQLPAALFALPEELRHDFLIERLGGLYLLSQAYRNQEALPRELRDDVRRLIGWSTRREDLLGDPEAPRAKGRWFVLATRSENQADNLRRIETWMWRAPASEAAASDGRPEFAVLMDFVPLSAGAAAAPFTPGESFEAELVFYPSAAPLRAVIAERGQGEEDGAWPEPPRRLPDAIKHHFEALARQPWLTVSPIAAAETLVVAGGRDELFLADRNQEVFLRLDPSQREETLPLLGLDGLAVAGLWDGRFLHLLTADTPIGRWLQA; encoded by the coding sequence TTGAAGAAGGTCGAAGAGCTGGCACCCGATCAGGCGTCGCTCAACGCCGCCAGCAAGCTGATCAAGCCCGCGAAGTGGCCGCTTCTCGGCCGCGAGACCCGGCGCAGCCTGCTGTGGGGGGAGTGCCAGGGATCCGGCAGCAACCCCTACAGGCTTTCGGTCGACCTCTCGGACCTGGGCTACCGCTGCTCCTGCCCGAGCCGGAAGTTCCCCTGCAAGCACGTGCTGGCCCTTCTGTGGCAGTACGCCGAGTCGCAAGACCGCTTCCAGGACGCCGGCGCGCCTGACTGGGTCGAGGACTGGTTGAGCCGGCGCCGGCCCAAGGCCGCCTCGGGCAAGGCCGGGCCCGCGGAAGCGGGCACAAGTGGAAAGGCCAGCCTGCGCGCGGCACGCAAGGAAGAGAAAGATCCCGAGAAGACGGCGAAGGACGAGGCCCGGGCCGCGGCTCAGCGCGAACGGCAAAAGCGCAAGCGCGAGGAAAGCATCCGCCATGGCCTGGATGAGCTGGACCGCTGGATCGCCGACCAACTGGACCGGGGCATCGCCGCCTTCGCCCAAACGGCTGTGCAGCAATGCCGCCTTGCCGCACAGCGCCTGGTCGACGCGAAGGCCTCCGGGATCGCGAGCGCCCTCGATCAGCTTCCCGCCGCCCTCTTCGCCCTGCCGGAAGAGCTTCGCCACGATTTCCTGATCGAGCGTCTGGGCGGGCTCTACCTTCTGAGCCAGGCCTATCGAAATCAGGAGGCATTGCCTCGAGAGCTTCGCGACGACGTGCGCCGCCTGATTGGCTGGTCGACGCGGCGGGAGGACCTGCTGGGCGACCCCGAGGCGCCGCGCGCGAAGGGGCGCTGGTTCGTCCTGGCGACCCGCTCGGAGAACCAGGCCGACAACCTGCGGCGGATCGAGACCTGGATGTGGCGGGCGCCCGCATCGGAGGCGGCGGCCTCCGACGGCAGGCCCGAGTTTGCAGTCCTGATGGACTTCGTCCCGCTCTCGGCGGGCGCGGCGGCGGCCCCCTTCACCCCCGGTGAGAGCTTCGAGGCCGAGCTGGTCTTCTATCCCTCCGCGGCTCCCCTGCGCGCCGTGATCGCCGAACGCGGACAGGGCGAGGAGGACGGAGCCTGGCCCGAGCCGCCGCGCCGCCTGCCGGACGCGATCAAGCACCATTTCGAAGCGCTGGCCCGCCAGCCCTGGCTGACCGTGTCGCCCATCGCCGCGGCGGAGACCCTTGTCGTGGCGGGTGGCCGCGACGAACTGTTTCTCGCCGATCGGAACCAGGAGGTCTTCCTGCGCCTCGACCCCAGCCAGCGGGAGGAAACCCTGCCGCTCCTCGGCCTCGACGGTCTGGCGGTCGCCGGGCTCTGGGACGGCCGTTTCCTTCATCTCTTGACGGCCGATACCCCCATCGGCCGTTGGCTGCAGGCCTAG
- a CDS encoding DUF5691 domain-containing protein, translated as MSEVFTAEDLESLKRACILGLSRHPLPKRKATRALTAEGGEAEPLALLALMAQYARFLPPTQRPLEHRESRQLPIDDPRPTLPEAARAALGRLLLNRQQGQDDLILRAVFDRLRDTGYRLHPFDLPRLAGTLRRHEDRLGPAERAYLRLLRTDQVGPEEPLLDRPIDAETWTDFPRAARLRFLRDLRSTAPETARGLIESCFAGEAASLRADLVETLQIGLSDADRPFLESLNKDRARTVKERAQDLLAHIRGTTAYEERLSQVLELFAVKKGLLKRRETLTVKLPVTKRGIDQGGALRASFSGIWLSDLCRGLELSFEQLLELLAKTQEPLAYALLSCALAEGDLDALSQLAAAIPDLELQLALEALDETLWRRAKAEQAEVIRLLFARARWDGLPPAGVWEAVQAALDDALPRDIADELIASPAWRQHLGHLQKQPDGGLGDPLLAAIVPLLPPALGPRLLADLDGLTLPRHDPAAAYAAFLAALDAAGPAESREQPLDFKKPGV; from the coding sequence ATGTCGGAGGTCTTCACGGCCGAGGATCTGGAAAGCCTGAAGCGGGCCTGCATCCTCGGCCTGTCCCGCCACCCCTTGCCCAAGAGGAAGGCCACGAGGGCGCTGACGGCCGAGGGCGGGGAGGCGGAACCGCTCGCCCTGCTGGCGCTGATGGCCCAGTACGCGCGCTTCCTGCCGCCGACGCAGCGGCCTCTCGAGCACCGCGAGTCCCGGCAGCTTCCGATCGACGATCCGCGGCCGACCCTGCCGGAAGCCGCGCGCGCCGCCCTGGGCCGGCTTCTCCTGAACCGGCAGCAGGGCCAGGACGACCTGATCCTTAGGGCGGTCTTCGACCGACTGCGCGACACCGGCTACCGCCTGCATCCCTTCGACCTGCCCAGGCTGGCCGGCACGCTTCGCCGTCACGAGGATCGCTTGGGTCCGGCCGAACGGGCCTATCTCCGGCTGCTCCGCACTGATCAGGTCGGGCCGGAAGAGCCCCTTCTCGACCGGCCGATCGACGCCGAGACCTGGACCGACTTCCCGCGAGCTGCGCGCCTGCGCTTCCTGCGCGACCTCCGCTCGACGGCGCCCGAGACGGCACGAGGTCTCATCGAATCCTGTTTCGCGGGCGAAGCGGCGAGTCTGCGCGCCGATCTGGTCGAGACCCTGCAGATCGGCCTGAGCGACGCCGACCGGCCCTTCCTCGAAAGCCTGAACAAGGACCGCGCGCGGACGGTCAAGGAACGGGCGCAGGATCTGCTGGCGCACATCCGCGGCACGACCGCCTACGAAGAGCGCCTGAGCCAGGTTCTGGAGCTTTTCGCCGTCAAGAAGGGACTGCTGAAGCGGCGCGAAACGCTGACGGTGAAGCTGCCCGTGACCAAGCGCGGAATCGATCAAGGCGGCGCCCTGCGGGCTTCGTTCTCCGGTATCTGGCTGTCGGATCTCTGCCGTGGCCTGGAGCTGAGCTTCGAGCAGCTTCTGGAGCTCCTGGCGAAAACCCAAGAACCGCTGGCCTATGCCCTGCTGTCCTGCGCCCTGGCCGAAGGCGATCTGGACGCGCTGTCGCAGCTGGCGGCGGCGATCCCGGACCTGGAGCTCCAGCTCGCACTCGAGGCCCTGGACGAGACACTCTGGCGCCGGGCCAAGGCCGAGCAGGCCGAGGTCATCCGCTTGCTTTTCGCCCGGGCGCGCTGGGACGGATTGCCGCCGGCAGGCGTTTGGGAAGCTGTCCAGGCCGCCTTGGACGATGCCCTGCCCCGGGACATCGCTGACGAGCTGATCGCCTCGCCGGCCTGGCGGCAGCATCTCGGGCACCTGCAAAAGCAGCCCGATGGCGGCCTTGGCGACCCGCTGCTGGCGGCCATCGTCCCGCTGCTGCCGCCGGCGCTCGGGCCTCGGCTGCTCGCCGACCTCGACGGTCTGACCTTGCCGCGCCACGACCCGGCCGCCGCCTACGCCGCTTTCCTTGCGGCGCTGGACGCGGCGGGACCGGCCGAATCGAGGGAACAGCCCTTGGACTTCAAGAAACCAGGAGTGTGA
- a CDS encoding tripartite tricarboxylate transporter TctB family protein, with protein sequence MLSRDRIGALLLLAFSAAYGFLTFQIPVLPFQAEAAMTARTMPEVLTGLGVLLSLLLLLRPGESEGPSLAGFQWRAALLVCALMVVYGFAVRPLGFLISTTLFLAGGFVILGERRWWLILLASVPVVVFFWVLMTQLLGVFIEPWPEFLAGAGDA encoded by the coding sequence ATGCTGAGCCGCGACCGGATCGGCGCCCTCCTGCTGCTAGCCTTCTCGGCGGCCTATGGCTTCCTGACCTTTCAGATCCCGGTGCTGCCCTTCCAGGCGGAAGCGGCCATGACGGCGCGCACCATGCCCGAGGTCCTAACCGGGCTGGGGGTCCTGCTGTCGCTGTTGCTGCTGTTGAGGCCGGGCGAGTCGGAAGGCCCTTCGCTTGCCGGCTTTCAATGGCGGGCGGCCCTTCTGGTCTGCGCCCTGATGGTAGTCTACGGCTTCGCGGTCCGGCCCCTGGGGTTCCTGATCTCGACGACCCTGTTCCTGGCCGGCGGCTTTGTCATCCTGGGTGAGCGGCGCTGGTGGCTGATCCTCCTCGCCTCGGTCCCGGTGGTCGTTTTCTTCTGGGTCCTGATGACCCAGCTGCTGGGCGTCTTCATCGAGCCCTGGCCCGAGTTCCTGGCGGGAGCGGGCGATGCTTGA